TATTTCCTGGAAAATTGCTCTTCAGATTCTGACAGAACATCTATTACAAAATCACTTTCTCCTAATATCCGTTGATCGCTTTTTATTCGATCCTGGCCTTTCAACCTTATCTTCTTGATCTCATCCCAACCACCAAGACTTCTTATCAAGCCTCCTCCAACCAATTCAGGCCGCCTCCCGAGTGAAACCCCATCTTCCACATATGATAAATATTGTTTTCTGTCTTCACCCAATCTTTTACCAAAAAGCCTGAGAATATATTCTGTATCCTGCCATTTTCTTTTTTGATTACCCATCAAAGCACTATGGCCACAGTAGGGATAACGATTCAATGCTTCTAAATCAACTGCTATTTTGCCCCTCAATGGATTTAGATGTATATAACGAACCAATTCCAGCAAATAGGCATCTTCCTGGCATATGATGGACTTATACCTGTTCTGAAAAAGTTGTCCATGTCTGTTGTGCCTCCTGTTATAATAAATTGCATAGCCAGTTAAGAGACGTTTCATTAAAGTGGCAATGCCTGAGCGCATTATCAGCGAACCCAGGCACTAATTTAATGGTTCTGTTTTCAGCTATTCAATTATGAAAGAAGCACATCACTCCAGTCCTTCAGATTATTCATAAAGGTCTGGGAGCGTTTCTGTAACTCCTTTACCCTTCTCCACTTATTTGAGATCTGAAGGATAATGCCGCTCGCGAGAAACCCTGCCATTACCCCCTGGTAATAATCCAGCCAAGTTATATCCCCAATATTTATTGAGCAGCTTACATAGGTGCTGAAGACCGTGACTATTATTATAAGTATTAATGCTAACATGTTATGACTCCTTTCTTCATTGTGTAACAGTGAAACCTATTAAAAAATATACAATAAATATTGCTATGTATTTTTTTTTAAACTTTTTTTCGCTTTTAACCTTTCAATGCCCTATAATGCTATACTTTTTATCAATTATTCTCAAAGCTTATGGGATAAACCCCTATCGCTTAACAAATCTGTATATTATTATTGCAAATTGGATACCAAAAAAAGGTAAAAGGATAACATTTTTACACACAGGCAATTAGGCAGTGTTGATCCAGAAAGAGACAAATCAGTCAGCGGTCAGCTAATTCTTTGTTTTTAATGCGTTTTTCTGATAAATGCGGACAGCCCTGTTATGCTCAGCAAGCCCCTTTGAGAAATGGTGAGACCCGTCATTTTTAGAGACAAAATAGAGAAACTCTGTATCCGCCGGAAACAGCACTGCCTTTATGGAATGATACCCAGGGTTTGCTATTGGGCCTGGCGGAAGCCCTTTTATCACATATGTGTTATATGGGCTGTAGGCGGCAAGATCCTTTTTCCTGATATTACCTGAATAATCCTTCATTCCGTAAATAACAGTCGGGTCACTGTCCAGCCTCATATTCTTTTTAAGCCGGTTAAGAAAAACGCTGGCAATGAGCGGCCTTTCATCCGGGTTGCCTGTCTCTTTTTCTACTATTGAAGCAAGGGTGATAACCTCATGCAGATTTATTCCGCTTTCAAGTATACGGCCTTCAAGGGGTGCTGTTATTGTCCTGAATCTCATGATCATAGCATCAACAATGGCCTTTGCAGAAAGACCCCGTGCAAAGCGGTATGTATCAGGATAAAGATATCCTTCAAGCCCGGGGCCTATAAATCCATACATCTTCTCTATATCATGCTGATTCACATACTGAAGGAATTCTTCTTTAGTAATCAGGCTGTATGATGAAAGCACATCTGCAATCTGCGCTATGGTAAAACCCTCCGGGATGGTCACATTGTATGCAACAACCTCACCCCTTGTAATCATCTCCATGATTCTTTCAGGGGTCATTGAAGGATTAAGGCTGTATTCTCCTGCCTTTATCATGCGGCCCATGCCTTTTAACCTTACCCTGATCATGAATGCAAGGCTGCTTCTTATAAGCCCCTCCTTTTCAAGCAGATCAGAGATATTTCTAAGGTTCATGCCACTCTGTATGATGAATACCCTGTTGTCCCCATGATGAGCCATCGGGGCAGTCAGATAAAACCCTGTTCCGGTAATAATGCCAGCGACTGCCAGAATTGAAATGGTAACTGATATGATTAAAACCTTCTTTATTTTAAATACCGACATGGATCACCCTTTTCATATATATAAAATCAATGGCCCCTATTATCTTTCCCACCCATTAAGGGGGCATTCATCGCATTGAGGGATTTTTCTGCAATAGAGTTTTGCTGTTTTTACAATAAGGGCATGAAATTCATTAAAGAGCTCATGATCCGGTTCAAGGCTTGACATGAACAACTCCTGTATCTCATCATATGCAGCCTGATCATCTGCCATATTATGACGATTGAGTATCCTGTAGGTGTATGCATCAATAACAAACACCGGGTTATGCGCAGCGTACAGGATAATACTGTCTGCTGTCTCAGGCCCTATACCTTTAACAGATAATAACACTTCACGCTGAACATCAGCATCCTCATCAAACAACCTGAATATATCACCCTCATACCTTTCCATAAGCATGCTGACAAGATTTTTTAGCCTGGCCGCTTTAATATTATAATAACCAGCCGGCCTGATAACCTCTGCAAGTTTTTCTTTTGAGACCTCATGGATGGCTTGAACTGTGAGAAGGTTCATTCTCTTCAGGTTATTAATGGCCTTTTCCACATTTGTCCAGCTTGTATTCTGGGTGAGGAGAGCCCCTACCATCATCTCAAATGGCCCGTCACCAGGCCACCAGTACTGGGGCCCGAAACGATCAAACATCAGGCGAAACATCTCCATTAGTTTATTTTGAGTATATCCTGACACAATCCATCCTTTTCAATACACAGTAATTACCTTGACAGGCGGGGAAGGATACCTTAAATTTACGCCTCGTGTCAAACGGTCAGAATAAAGCCATCAGCTGTCAGCTGTCAGCCAGGGCTTTATTTTGAATGCCTTTTGCTAAACGCTTATGGCTGACTGCTTTCATACAAAAACAAAAGTTTTTATATGAACACAAATTTATAATAACTATTTTTTACAAGAGAAATTAACATATGGCCCCGGTTCCAAAACTTACATATACAAGAAACATAGGCATTATTGCCCATATTGATGCAGGTAAAACCACTACTACAGAAAGAATCCTCTATTACACAGGCAAGGTGCATAAGATGGGTGAGGTGCATGATGGCGAGGCCACAATGGACTGGATGCTTGAAGAGAGGGAAAGGGGCATCACCATTTCATCTGCTGTTACATCCTGCAACTGGGGCAATCATGTAATCAATATAATAGATACACCCGGCCATGTTGATTTCACCATTGAGGTAGAAAGGTCATTAAGGGTGCTTGACGGGGCCATAGGTATTTTCTGCGCTGTGGGCGGTGTTGAGCCACAGTCTGAGACAGTATGGCACCAGGCCGACCATTATAAAGTCCCCAAAATAGCATTCATAAACAAGATGGACAGGACAGGCGCAGACTTTTTCAGGGTTGTTGAGATGATGAAAGGGCGTCTCGGAGTAAAACCTCTTATACTCCAGCTACCCTGGGGTTCAGAAGACAGTTTCAAAGGTGTGATAGACCTCTTAAAGATGAAGGCTATTGCATGGAATGAAGAGAGCCTTGGCATGGAATACAGCGAGTTCCCAATCCCTGAAGAGCTGATGGATGAGGCGCTTATCTATCGTGACCATATCCTTGAGATATTATCAGAATACAATGACACCATAATGGAAAAGTATCTGGCAGAAGAGGAGATAGATATAGCAGATATTAAAAAGGCAATCCGCTCCTCCACAGTAAAGCTTGAATGCGTGCCTATTTTCTGTGGAAGCTCTCTTAGAAACAAGGGGGT
The DNA window shown above is from Desulfatiglans sp. and carries:
- the mltG gene encoding endolytic transglycosylase MltG, with translation MSVFKIKKVLIISVTISILAVAGIITGTGFYLTAPMAHHGDNRVFIIQSGMNLRNISDLLEKEGLIRSSLAFMIRVRLKGMGRMIKAGEYSLNPSMTPERIMEMITRGEVVAYNVTIPEGFTIAQIADVLSSYSLITKEEFLQYVNQHDIEKMYGFIGPGLEGYLYPDTYRFARGLSAKAIVDAMIMRFRTITAPLEGRILESGINLHEVITLASIVEKETGNPDERPLIASVFLNRLKKNMRLDSDPTVIYGMKDYSGNIRKKDLAAYSPYNTYVIKGLPPGPIANPGYHSIKAVLFPADTEFLYFVSKNDGSHHFSKGLAEHNRAVRIYQKNALKTKN
- a CDS encoding endonuclease III domain-containing protein, translating into MEMFRLMFDRFGPQYWWPGDGPFEMMVGALLTQNTSWTNVEKAINNLKRMNLLTVQAIHEVSKEKLAEVIRPAGYYNIKAARLKNLVSMLMERYEGDIFRLFDEDADVQREVLLSVKGIGPETADSIILYAAHNPVFVIDAYTYRILNRHNMADDQAAYDEIQELFMSSLEPDHELFNEFHALIVKTAKLYCRKIPQCDECPLNGWER